Part of the Capsicum annuum cultivar UCD-10X-F1 chromosome 12, UCD10Xv1.1, whole genome shotgun sequence genome is shown below.
AGAATGTCTTTTCCTATTAATCTGTAATATTCCTTTCCTCTTCAGTGAATTTATTTTCTATCTGAGAAAGACAGTGGAAGATATTACGTGACCTCCTGGCACATTATACTACTTATTTCTTGAACCGTGTGAGAATTTACTGATAATATGAGATTTTATGAGGCAGAAATGAGGCTTTGTTAAATGTTATAATACTTATTTTCCACTATTGCAGAGACTCCTTCATATATGGAGGTGGGAATGCCTGCTTTGTCCCCTACAATGGTAATATCTTAGCGGCATTATTTCTAGGAATGATGAATTTTTCTGCTTGCCATTTCTTATTCTTTGGGGGAAGTTTTGACTTACATGTTTGTCACTGCAGACTCAAGGTAATATAGCAAAGTGGAGAAAGAAAGAGGGGGacaaggtcagttgcttttcatGTCACTTGAAGTTAAAGTAGTACAATATCTTCACTTCTAGACAGAGAACCTACTAAAGTTTTAACCTCAACAACTGAAAGTTCTGTGTTATTACAATCGGTTGAATTCTGATTTCCTAACAGATTGAAGTGGGGGACATACTATGTGAGATAGAAACTGATAAAGCAACGCTCGAGTTTGAAAGTCTTGAGGAAGGGTAAGCCTAAATTCCAATTGTGCTGTATTTGTTTAAAACTAAAGAGAGAGGATATTCTTTCTGATTTTCTTTTGACAAGGTAAGTAATGTTCTTTTCTGATGTTATTGATTTTCCTTAAATATTCTGTATGTTATTACTGTTCTTCCTGATTCTTTGCTGTTCATAAATGCCTGAATTACTCATGCTAATCATACGGTTAACTGATGCACTTCTCTAATGTATTTGGTTTTGTTGTTTTGGCATATCATTTGCAGTTACCTTGCAAAGATATTGGCCCCTGAAGGAACAAAAGATGTACCAGTGGGACAGACTATAGCAATTACGGTAATAAGAGTTCTCAGATATTTGTCCTACCCCTTTTCCTCGCCATTTTCTACTTAGTAATTATCTATCTTCAGTAAAGCACcacaaaaatataattgaaatgaTAATGCtgcatttttctctttctcttcttctctgGAGTTCTTTGCCGCAAAATGAAAAAAGGAGTCTGTtacatcaaaaaaaattttaatcgtTCTTTTTAGGATTTCTATTATTCGTTCTGTATGCATAAACAGTAGGAAACTTAAAAAATCTCATTTTGGGAAGTATGTATTCTCTCTGAAAAGATGTCAACTCTTTCCCCTTTTAAACCAGTCTTATTCTGACAAAAGAGACACAGGCTTCTTTGGTAAATAAATCCTTTTGTGGGTCCCAATTGATTATTGATTTGCCTATCAGAGAGCTAACAGTTGGAAGACTGGACACccacaacaacaacagacccataTTTTCTCCATATGGAAAGATCAGCATGGAATCCTTTTGTTTCACTTGTACTTTtggattaaataaaatttttcttattgTACCGATAGTAggctagttctttttatgaaaacCTAATGTCTATACTAGTTACCATATACCATTGAAACCATCTGGGTTAGATATTCAACTAAAAGTCCTTGATCTGTCTAATAGAGTCCTTTTATACAAAAGATAATTTTGAGAAAGGTAAATGATGGGGAATTTTGATGGATTAGGATACTTCTTTCCTTTGTACTAGAGAATGAATGGTATCAAGGATCTCCTCTTTAAGTACTGAACTTGGAGGAGAAAGTATAATATGCAATAAATTGATTGTGTCCTACCTAGAGAGAATTGCAAATTTGTTTCTTggtcttctttctttctttcttttaagaGCAGAACTTTTAGGTGTTCTGGACCGAGTTTGAATCCACTTTTTATTGATGAAGAAGAAGTTTCATCAAAAAGGCATCAAGAAGATGCAAACGTCGCAAAAGAAGTTCTCTTTGCTCCAATACATGAGAAGAGACTATGCTAGGATGAGGGAGCTAACGaagtccaaaaattgatcagCGCTGTTTACTGGGGTTCAGTATCTCTAGCTAAACAAGCTAAGCAGACATCTAGCTTTTAGGGAGTGGTTTGGAGTTGAAATTCCATCAAAACATTTCAGTTCCTCCACTCAAAGATACTTGCAGGGATCATCAGTAGATCTTCTTGATGGCTTTGCCAACTCTTCTTAAGCACCATATTTCATATGCATTTTTATTGTGAGTGACCTGACTGACTCCAAAATAGAATCAAACATATTCCAAAGATCAGCTGCTAATGTACTGTGCAGAAAGAGATGAATACCGTGTAAATTTTAGACACACATCTATGATatattcctttaactcctttttTTTTATTGGCAAATCAACACTATCCAGGAGCAAAATGACATTCCTTGTTGCAATGTTACGACATCCTTAAAGAGTTAACCAACCCTTTGTCAAAAAGAGTTATCAACCCAGTGCTTTATTTGTCAAGTGAATCTTACTGTGGAAAATCTGAAAAGGATTTCCTGACATGGTTTAGATCGAACACAAATAGCAAAGATAAAAATTTCAGGCGAGTATTCTAAGCTCAAACCGAAGTTAATAAGAGTGCTCACTGAATACTCTAGGTGGTAAACTCAGGTGGAAACAAGACAGCCTTCTAACAGAAATGGATCCTGGTTTGGAAGGATTCTTTATAGACTGCCTAGTCCCTGTTCTATTCAAATGACcgttcctttttcttttctttttccttcacttaaaaTACAGCTATAAAGGAAATATCTATGTCGTGGCTAATTAGAGATGAAGATGTAGTATTGAATGCTTTAAGTTTACTAGCAAGTTCTTGTCTTTCGGTTGTTCCTCAGCAGTTTATTTCACTATTATGCACTAATTTCTCTACCTCCGTACGAACTAAACTCCGTTCCTTGCCAAAGTCAGGATGATTGATGACTGTCACCTTTAGCTCAAATTCTTGCGGTGTTTTTCTGCCTCGCTATATTGGATGTCTCAGAGCCATCTCATTTCCTACATGCTTAGCTAAAGTTGCTTGTGTAGGCTGCCCAGGCCATATGTTATTGTTAATATTTTCTACTAATCGAGTAGGTGGAAGAAGCAGATGACATACAAAAAGTCCCTGCTACTGTTGGTGGTGCATCAGAGGTTAAAAATCAGGCATCTTCTCAGACAGATGCACCTGGAGACAGTGTTCCAGAAGCCAGTCCTGTGAATATCAGCTCATCTGAACTTCCTCCTCATTTGGTCCTTGATATGCCAGCTTTGTCCCCAACCATGGTATGGAAAGTTAATAATTGACTCTCTACTTTCCATGGAATACTTGGTTCCTTTTCCTCTAAATGCTGATGAAATCTGTTTAAACTTTGACTTATAGAACCAAGGTAACATCGCTAAATGGAGGAAAAAGGAAGGTGACAAGGTTGGTGCTGCATGATATGAGTCTAGTGAATTTTCACACACACACGTGCACACCCCCCACACCCCCAAAAACACTGGGCAGTGGTGAATAAATAGCAATAGCATGtgttatcttatttttcttttcacacAGATAGAGGTTGGTGATATTCTCTGTGAGATAGAAACTGACAAAGCGACTCTTGAATATGAAAGTCTCGAAGAAGGGTAAATTTCCTATCACAGTTTAAATAAGATGTTTAATTGCAATTACTGTACTCTATGATGTAACTATTTCTTAGGACCTTTTAATTATCCAGAAAAGCAGCCTCAAAATATTGAAGGAAGATTCCTTCCTAGCCTGTTCATATTGACTTTATATTATGGCAAGGCCTTCTTAGCTACATCTGCTGCTGTTTATTTCTGGGAGTATGCGAGGTTGTTTTCATTATGGTTTTATCATGTTTCTGGGTCTTTAAAGTAGGGGACATCCATTCCATTCTTCCATCTGTATCCTGTTTGCTCTTGTAGTTTGTGAAACTTTTTCCCTCTGATTAAGTGTTGGTCTTACAATTTCATGTGCTAATTTTCAATGCCgcaaaaagtatttttatttgcTGTCACTGCAGATTCTTGGCCAAAATACTGGCACCCGAAGGTTCAAAAGATGTGGCTGTTGGGCAGCCTATTGCAATCACAGTAAGTTGCTAATGCTCCTCTCTCTTTTCACTACTGAGAGAAGTTTAGAACTTTCTGTTATCTCAGCGGTTAGAAGATGCAAATCAGTATATACAGATTTAGGGTAGTCTtagttctttctttctttttattatttgatctGCTATAGTTACTCTGCTAGGGATTATTTCTCTTAGCATTCTGTGGAATGATACTTCTCCTTTGCAAGGTTGAGGATGAAAATGATATTGAAGCTGTGAGGACATCAAGCCGCGGCAGCAATGTGGTTAAGGAAGAAAAGTCGGTCCATCATGATGCCACAGCTGAAGTTAGAACTCAGCCAACAGGTTTCAATAGAATTAGTCCAGCTGCTAAGGTGTTAATTACAGAACATGGTTTAGATGCATCATCAATTCCAGCATCTGGTCCTCGTGGTACCCTGTTAAAGGGAGATGTTCTCGCTGCACTGAAGTCTGGAAAGGGATCAACCAACAATTCGCCAATTAAGATGACAACTCCATCACCTCCTCAGGTCAACCAAAAAGCTAGTGCAACAGAATCACTTGGGTTGAAAGCTGATGGACAACAAAAGGATGCTTATGAAGATTTACCCAATAGTCAAATTCGCAAGGTACTCCGAACTACCAACAACAGTTATTTAATCCTTTTACCTTATTGTACTTACTAAATGATAGAACATTCATTGTGTTGACTGGGTATTTTGTGTAATATTCTATCGCATTTGCTAACACATTGGAACAAAATGATGGAAGATCTTATTGTACTTACTAGTAGGAGGAGTGTTTTGTTTGTATTTGTGCCTGTAGTCATGGCGCTATGCATGTGTCTTGTAGTttttgttcgtggtgttttggtgTTGTTTGTGATTTCGGATAGATAATTGAGAGCATTACTCTGTGGGTGtcgtttcttttattatctagtggtGTATTACCccatttttgttgtttgtttttatctCTTTtgcttgttatactgttatttgtcctgagttggggtctatcggaaacaacctctctacttcatctgaggtagtggtattgACTGCATTTATTTACCTCccagactccactttgtgggaatacactgggtatgttgttgttgttgtaatgtgACCCTTATAGATTCCCTTGAAAACTTGTTGCAGTTTATTATTCCCTAGTTTTACAATAGCCACCCCTGTTTAAGGAGCTCACTTCTTTTATTGTGAGCTCAATTGCAATATCCTTGTTTGATCATTTTGCATCTTCTTCATGCTATGAATgaaagttgtaaaaaaaaaaacgTTTCCAAAAAACTTAAAACACTTTCAATAGGGACCCCAAGTAGGATTTCAGCTGCTCAGAATTCAGATAAGGACTCTAGGTCGGATATTAGCTTGTC
Proteins encoded:
- the LOC107850766 gene encoding dihydrolipoyllysine-residue acetyltransferase component 1 of pyruvate dehydrogenase complex, mitochondrial isoform X2, with product MALSRLRHPLIFRAPSLLRLLPTAHSSFRAFNYVSGALNQIPDVDATSLRPVHFRLLSGVHGIPSKLQNGVRHFSSAETPSYMEVGMPALSPTMTQGNIAKWRKKEGDKIEVGDILCEIETDKATLEFESLEEGYLAKILAPEGTKDVPVGQTIAITVEEADDIQKVPATVGGASEVKNQASSQTDAPGDSVPEASPVNISSSELPPHLVLDMPALSPTMNQGNIAKWRKKEGDKIEVGDILCEIETDKATLEYESLEEGFLAKILAPEGSKDVAVGQPIAITVEDENDIEAVRTSSRGSNVVKEEKSVHHDATAEVRTQPTGFNRISPAAKVLITEHGLDASSIPASGPRGTLLKGDVLAALKSGKGSTNNSPIKMTTPSPPQVNQKASATESLGLKADGQQKDAYEDLPNSQIRKVIAARLLESKQSTPHLYLSADVILDSLLSFRKELKEKYDVKVSVNDIVIKVIATALRNVPEANAYWDDGKGEVVLCSSVDISVAVATEKGLMTPIIRNADQKSISSISAEIKELAGKARAGKLKPNEYQGGTFSISNLGMFPVDRFCAIINPPQAGIIAVGRGNKVVEPVVGADGIEIPAVVNKMSLTLSADHRVFDGKVGGAFFSALTSNFNDINRLLM
- the LOC107850766 gene encoding dihydrolipoyllysine-residue acetyltransferase component 1 of pyruvate dehydrogenase complex, mitochondrial isoform X1 gives rise to the protein MALSRLRHPLIFRAPSLLRLLPTAHSSFRAFNYVSGALNQIPDVDATSLSSVRPVHFRLLSGVHGIPSKLQNGVRHFSSAETPSYMEVGMPALSPTMTQGNIAKWRKKEGDKIEVGDILCEIETDKATLEFESLEEGYLAKILAPEGTKDVPVGQTIAITVEEADDIQKVPATVGGASEVKNQASSQTDAPGDSVPEASPVNISSSELPPHLVLDMPALSPTMNQGNIAKWRKKEGDKIEVGDILCEIETDKATLEYESLEEGFLAKILAPEGSKDVAVGQPIAITVEDENDIEAVRTSSRGSNVVKEEKSVHHDATAEVRTQPTGFNRISPAAKVLITEHGLDASSIPASGPRGTLLKGDVLAALKSGKGSTNNSPIKMTTPSPPQVNQKASATESLGLKADGQQKDAYEDLPNSQIRKVIAARLLESKQSTPHLYLSADVILDSLLSFRKELKEKYDVKVSVNDIVIKVIATALRNVPEANAYWDDGKGEVVLCSSVDISVAVATEKGLMTPIIRNADQKSISSISAEIKELAGKARAGKLKPNEYQGGTFSISNLGMFPVDRFCAIINPPQAGIIAVGRGNKVVEPVVGADGIEIPAVVNKMSLTLSADHRVFDGKVGGAFFSALTSNFNDINRLLM